A window of the Candidatus Cloacimonadota bacterium genome harbors these coding sequences:
- a CDS encoding T9SS type A sorting domain-containing protein: MKKTNPFFIVSIAIFIIAFSAANAATYTVINTNDSGAGSLREAIIQANGNPGLDNIDFAIPLADPNYSNWTGTGDFWWKITLASNLPDITEDLDIDGLSQSTNIADSNPGVVGTGGTVGVDAIALPQYEKLEIEIDGNDLTEPIRIAGDASNVLIEGICIFNSGGDAILTRGGTGTGYEIRKCFIGVRADGSEPAAGFKNESAGVRANWSAGMSSNITTVDECYIGYNGHSGVIGSRNDEDNPTPPYIGATIIAEYNEVFENGWNSDSQDGIDGNGADNIIRYNLCYDNKSLINNAGSGGGIEIGGYSDLDNLSNNIVENNTCYGNQNHGIVLMRRPTGDEVIKNVVYGNYGPGILVTNRHYFDPVFLVHTYTRYDKITQNSTYDNVGLGIDLCHVEWDDYLNGDEVTFNNDIKIDINANEDMDFPVITEALLTGNSLSLTGYIGTAPDQVLFADSRVEFFISSFDGVIDPNPGVSNDVYPYHGEGKTYLGFLTSDANGNFAGNLDVTGFGLGVGDWITSTATDPAFNTSEFGENKEIDIPSPVVLSSFTADYTDGSPNIIWSTQSETNNIGWNIYRGEDDEDFQNDLVIRINNLMIPGSGTTSTPTDYNYQDNYDVIENNTYWYWLESRSNSGQTTIYGPIPLTIPDSENEDFFPNTLLHSNFPNPLTKTNNFTTTIGFEIKEGETAKLSIFNAKGQLIETRSFTSGIYNEVWEASTYSSGIYFYRLESKSYLKTKRMLLIK; the protein is encoded by the coding sequence ATGAAAAAAACGAATCCGTTTTTTATCGTATCGATCGCAATATTTATTATTGCATTTTCCGCAGCAAATGCTGCCACTTACACTGTAATCAACACAAATGACAGTGGAGCAGGTTCATTAAGAGAAGCAATTATCCAGGCAAACGGAAATCCGGGATTAGACAATATCGATTTTGCTATTCCCTTAGCTGATCCAAATTACAGCAACTGGACAGGAACAGGTGATTTCTGGTGGAAGATCACTTTAGCCAGTAATTTGCCCGATATAACCGAAGATCTCGATATCGACGGTCTTTCCCAATCGACTAATATCGCAGATTCAAATCCGGGAGTTGTAGGTACCGGAGGAACTGTTGGTGTAGATGCAATTGCACTTCCTCAATATGAGAAATTGGAAATCGAGATCGATGGAAATGATTTAACTGAACCGATTAGAATTGCCGGAGATGCCAGCAATGTTCTAATTGAAGGAATTTGCATTTTTAATTCCGGAGGAGACGCTATCTTAACAAGAGGTGGAACCGGAACCGGATATGAAATCAGGAAATGCTTTATCGGCGTTCGGGCTGACGGCAGCGAACCTGCAGCTGGATTCAAAAATGAAAGTGCAGGAGTTAGAGCCAATTGGAGTGCTGGTATGTCCTCCAATATAACAACTGTTGACGAGTGTTATATTGGATATAATGGACATAGTGGTGTCATAGGCAGTAGAAATGATGAGGATAATCCTACACCTCCTTATATAGGAGCAACGATAATTGCTGAATACAATGAAGTCTTTGAAAACGGTTGGAATTCAGATTCTCAGGACGGAATCGATGGAAATGGAGCCGACAATATTATCCGTTACAATTTATGTTATGATAATAAATCCTTAATTAATAATGCCGGCTCCGGAGGTGGAATTGAAATCGGAGGATATTCCGATCTTGATAATCTTTCCAATAATATTGTTGAAAACAATACCTGCTATGGAAATCAGAATCATGGAATTGTTCTGATGAGAAGACCAACCGGAGATGAGGTTATCAAGAATGTTGTTTACGGAAACTATGGACCGGGAATTTTAGTAACGAATCGACACTATTTTGATCCTGTATTTCTGGTGCATACTTATACCAGATATGATAAAATCACTCAAAATTCTACTTATGATAATGTTGGATTAGGGATCGACTTATGTCATGTGGAATGGGATGATTATTTAAATGGAGACGAAGTAACTTTTAATAATGACATTAAAATCGACATTAATGCTAACGAAGATATGGATTTCCCGGTCATCACAGAAGCTCTTCTAACTGGTAATTCTTTAAGCCTGACAGGTTATATCGGAACAGCTCCGGATCAGGTTTTGTTTGCTGATTCAAGAGTTGAATTTTTCATCTCCAGTTTTGACGGTGTGATAGATCCAAATCCAGGTGTATCAAATGATGTTTATCCTTATCATGGAGAAGGAAAAACATATCTTGGTTTTTTAACTTCTGATGCAAACGGAAATTTTGCTGGGAACCTTGATGTTACAGGTTTTGGATTAGGAGTTGGAGACTGGATAACATCAACGGCAACTGATCCTGCTTTCAATACTTCCGAATTTGGTGAAAACAAAGAAATCGATATTCCTAGTCCCGTCGTTCTTTCATCTTTTACAGCTGACTATACCGATGGTTCTCCCAATATCATCTGGTCAACTCAAAGCGAAACCAATAATATCGGTTGGAACATTTACCGTGGAGAAGATGATGAAGATTTCCAAAATGACCTTGTTATCAGGATCAACAACCTGATGATACCAGGCTCTGGAACTACTTCTACCCCAACAGATTACAACTATCAGGATAATTATGATGTTATCGAGAATAACACTTACTGGTATTGGTTGGAAAGTAGATCAAATTCGGGTCAAACCACAATTTACGGACCAATCCCATTGACAATTCCTGATTCAGAAAATGAGGATTTCTTCCCTAATACTTTATTACATAGTAATTTCCCGAATCCATTAACGAAAACTAATAATTTTA